In Sphingobacteriales bacterium, a single genomic region encodes these proteins:
- a CDS encoding CAP domain-containing protein produces the protein MIKEAFVGFCSQKTTINGITCRILMVMLLWWFSGSGVMAQSISLKKAPAAARLSIDDPATQIDPTDFDALRLERLIEEEVNRIRRQKNKPELYNDGLLQEAAYIQAAYCAEQRKLTHSQRSKRYDTLGERVVTAGGTEDDYQLLGENLAFNGFTILTEGKRITLIAPTYEEIAKEMVAGWMDSKGHRENLLNKKFTHAGISVVYDDALKGIVGAQVFGKPILPNEP, from the coding sequence ATGATAAAAGAGGCTTTTGTAGGTTTTTGCTCGCAAAAAACAACGATAAACGGTATAACCTGTCGTATTCTGATGGTAATGCTGCTGTGGTGGTTCAGTGGCAGTGGTGTGATGGCACAAAGCATCAGTTTGAAAAAAGCACCGGCGGCGGCACGGCTCTCCATTGACGACCCCGCCACACAGATTGACCCCACCGATTTTGACGCATTGCGTTTGGAACGATTAATAGAGGAGGAAGTAAACCGTATTCGCAGACAAAAAAACAAACCCGAACTCTACAATGACGGGCTATTGCAGGAGGCGGCATATATACAGGCTGCCTATTGCGCCGAACAGCGCAAACTTACGCACAGCCAGCGGTCAAAACGCTACGATACGCTGGGTGAGCGCGTAGTAACAGCGGGTGGCACAGAAGACGATTATCAACTGCTGGGCGAAAATCTGGCTTTTAACGGTTTTACAATCCTTACAGAAGGAAAGCGCATCACTTTAATTGCGCCCACTTACGAAGAAATTGCAAAAGAAATGGTAGCCGGTTGGATGGACTCCAAAGGACACCGCGAAAATTTACTCAACAAAAAATTTACGCATGCAGGTATTTCTGTGGTATATGACGATGCATTGAAAGGTATCGTAGGCGCACAAGTATTCGGGAAGCCGATATTGCCAAATGAACCCTGA
- a CDS encoding acetyl-CoA carboxylase carboxyltransferase subunit beta: MSWFDRIKKGIVTRTAEKKEVPDGLWYKCEHCKYTGTQKELRDNAYVCPSCAYHNPVKSQNYFELLFDNAQFEELFSTLAPVDILEFSDLKSYKNRLKAAQEKTGLKDAMRVGVGSVESLPCVLCCMDFTFIGGSMGSVMGEKISRAIDYSIQYHIPLMIISKSGGARMMESAFSLMQMAKTAAKLSKLAKAHLPYISLMTDPTTGGVTASFAMLGDLNLAEKGALIGFAGPRVIRETIRKELPDGFQKAEFVLENGFLDMVIDRRNLKDQLATFLFYFKN; this comes from the coding sequence ATGTCTTGGTTTGACCGTATAAAAAAAGGTATTGTCACGCGCACCGCCGAAAAAAAGGAAGTGCCGGACGGCTTATGGTATAAGTGCGAACATTGTAAATATACCGGCACACAAAAAGAATTGCGCGACAACGCTTATGTGTGTCCTTCGTGCGCTTACCACAATCCCGTAAAATCACAAAATTATTTTGAACTGTTGTTTGACAATGCACAGTTTGAAGAATTATTTTCCACCTTAGCTCCGGTGGATATTTTGGAATTTTCGGATTTAAAAAGCTATAAAAACCGCCTCAAGGCAGCACAAGAAAAAACAGGGCTTAAAGATGCCATGCGCGTGGGTGTGGGCAGTGTGGAAAGTTTGCCCTGCGTTCTTTGTTGTATGGATTTCACCTTTATAGGCGGTTCGATGGGTTCGGTGATGGGCGAAAAAATTTCGCGTGCCATTGACTATTCCATACAATACCATATACCTTTGATGATTATTTCCAAATCGGGCGGGGCGCGTATGATGGAGTCGGCGTTTTCGCTGATGCAAATGGCAAAAACAGCCGCTAAATTAAGCAAACTCGCCAAAGCGCATTTGCCCTATATTTCTTTGATGACCGACCCCACTACCGGCGGCGTTACGGCTTCTTTTGCAATGCTCGGCGATTTGAATCTGGCAGAAAAAGGAGCTTTGATAGGCTTTGCCGGACCCCGCGTTATCCGCGAAACCATCAGAAAAGAATTGCCCGACGGCTTTCAGAAGGCGGAGTTTGTATTGGAAAACGGTTTTTTGGATATGGTCATTGACCGCCGCAATTTAAAAGACCAACTTGCTACATTTTTATTTTATTTCAAAAATTAA
- a CDS encoding NUDIX hydrolase has translation MPEPHYFHAAVAVNCCLFAFDGKDLLLLLIQRQQEPFCYEADIPSVLLAEHEELETALGKLLHEVCGVRYPFFRQLQTFGSVQRHPQGRVLSVAYWALMRYTDFSPTASELGQSADWYAIDAIPDLPFDHSDIAKNAVAVLREQLRTQPYAFELLPDEFALPDLQNLYEQLLIADLDKRNFRRKLMYMDFIEETESVRQLGIHRPARLYRFNEQTYRHAVANGFRFSI, from the coding sequence ATGCCCGAACCTCACTATTTTCACGCTGCTGTCGCCGTTAATTGCTGCTTGTTTGCCTTTGATGGAAAAGACCTCTTGCTGCTGCTCATTCAACGCCAGCAGGAGCCTTTCTGCTACGAGGCGGATATCCCCTCGGTATTGCTCGCCGAACACGAAGAGTTAGAAACGGCTTTGGGCAAGCTGCTGCACGAAGTATGTGGGGTGCGCTATCCTTTTTTTCGCCAGCTCCAAACCTTCGGCTCCGTACAACGCCACCCGCAGGGTAGGGTGCTGTCGGTGGCTTATTGGGCACTGATGCGCTACACCGATTTTTCGCCTACCGCCTCCGAGTTGGGGCAGTCTGCCGACTGGTACGCCATTGATGCCATCCCCGATTTGCCCTTCGACCACAGCGACATCGCCAAAAATGCCGTTGCCGTTTTGCGGGAGCAGCTGCGCACACAGCCCTACGCCTTCGAACTGCTACCCGACGAATTTGCACTGCCCGATTTGCAAAATCTCTACGAACAACTCCTCATTGCCGATTTGGACAAGCGCAATTTTCGGCGCAAACTGATGTATATGGATTTTATTGAAGAAACCGAATCGGTGCGGCAGTTGGGCATACACCGTCCGGCGCGTTTGTACCGCTTCAACGAACAAACATACCGCCACGCTGTAGCCAACGGATTTCGGTTTAGTATTTAA
- a CDS encoding N-6 DNA methylase, which produces MQTKKEKAPKKAAKPVVIETPAQRLSGIIKTCRNIMRKDKGMNGDGDRLPMLTWIMFLKFLDDNENLQEVNAQLEGKKYKSAIAEPYRWRDWAKDKNLTGDDLLAFVNNEKVKLADGKERTGLFYYLRALQSETGAERKDVIATVFKGVTNRMINGYLLRDIINKIDEIHFTSNEELNSLSHLYESILKEMRDASGDAGEFYTPRPVVKFMVEMLDPKIGETVLDPACGTGGFLVEAFEHLKKQAKTVEHKKLLQEQSIIGGEAKPLPYLLSQMNLLLHGLNYPKIDSGNSLRFPLKDIGDSERVDIVLANPPFGGEEEKGILNNFPDDKQTTETALLFLQLIMRKLKRKKPMQDGGRAAIVVPHGTLFADGIAARVKKQLVEDFNLHTIVRLGEGIFAPYTDIPCNLLFFQQGEPTKHIWYYELLPPADKKKYSKTRPIQLEEFDELKKWWNKRIENDNAWKVSVEKVVQTDENGKLINVNLDEKNPNKKSDFEYKAPVEIMSSILLKERRIVSLMEEIENVLTANIEAK; this is translated from the coding sequence ATGCAGACGAAAAAAGAAAAAGCACCAAAGAAAGCAGCGAAACCAGTTGTCATTGAAACACCTGCACAACGTTTAAGTGGCATTATAAAAACGTGCAGAAACATTATGCGCAAGGACAAAGGAATGAACGGTGATGGAGACCGTTTGCCAATGTTGACTTGGATAATGTTTTTAAAATTCTTGGACGACAACGAAAACTTACAAGAAGTAAATGCACAATTGGAAGGAAAGAAATATAAATCAGCCATTGCAGAACCTTACCGTTGGAGAGATTGGGCGAAAGACAAAAATTTGACAGGTGATGATTTATTGGCTTTTGTAAACAACGAGAAAGTAAAACTTGCAGACGGAAAAGAAAGAACAGGTTTATTCTACTATTTACGAGCCTTGCAAAGTGAAACTGGAGCGGAACGTAAAGACGTAATTGCAACCGTGTTTAAAGGCGTTACCAACCGAATGATAAACGGTTATTTGCTACGTGACATCATCAACAAAATTGATGAAATCCATTTTACAAGCAACGAAGAACTAAATTCACTTTCACATTTATATGAAAGCATTTTAAAGGAAATGAGAGATGCCAGCGGTGATGCAGGTGAATTTTATACGCCTCGTCCTGTTGTGAAATTTATGGTTGAAATGCTTGACCCCAAAATTGGCGAAACGGTTTTAGACCCAGCTTGCGGAACAGGTGGTTTCTTGGTAGAAGCATTTGAGCATTTAAAGAAACAAGCCAAAACCGTTGAGCATAAAAAACTACTACAAGAGCAGTCAATTATTGGTGGCGAAGCAAAGCCACTTCCCTATTTGCTTTCGCAAATGAACTTGTTGCTTCACGGATTGAACTATCCCAAAATTGATAGCGGTAACAGTTTGCGTTTTCCTTTAAAAGATATTGGCGACAGTGAAAGAGTTGATATTGTATTAGCCAATCCACCATTTGGAGGCGAAGAAGAAAAAGGAATTTTAAACAACTTTCCTGACGACAAACAAACCACCGAAACCGCTTTACTCTTTTTGCAATTGATTATGCGAAAACTTAAACGTAAAAAGCCAATGCAAGATGGCGGTAGAGCCGCCATTGTTGTGCCTCACGGAACTTTGTTTGCCGATGGTATTGCAGCAAGAGTGAAGAAGCAATTAGTTGAAGATTTTAATTTGCACACTATTGTAAGATTAGGCGAAGGAATTTTTGCTCCCTATACAGACATACCTTGCAACCTTTTATTCTTTCAGCAAGGCGAACCGACTAAACACATTTGGTATTATGAATTGTTGCCACCTGCTGATAAAAAGAAATACAGCAAAACAAGACCCATACAATTAGAAGAATTTGACGAGCTAAAAAAATGGTGGAACAAGCGAATAGAGAATGATAATGCTTGGAAAGTTAGCGTTGAAAAAGTTGTTCAAACTGATGAAAATGGGAAACTAATTAATGTCAATCTTGACGAAAAAAACCCAAACAAAAAAAGTGATTTTGAATACAAAGCCCCAGTGGAAATAATGAGTTCAATTCTTTTAAAAGAAAGACGAATTGTCAGTTTAATGGAAGAAATTGAAAACGTCTTAACTGCAAATATTGAAGCAAAATGA
- a CDS encoding restriction endonuclease subunit S — MRNISQYRLSELLIPKQLMFNVKPFDTYKQIKLRIKHQGVELRCLKKGSEIGSKQYLAKTGQFIISKIDARNGAMGIIPDSLDNAIVTGDFLLYDFNTKLIIPQYFSYISQTPFFDNSCKICSEGSTNRVRLKLDRFLNLSIELPPIQTQEKVVLKIEKVKSRLDEIQSLREEQTKDINNLLFSKYTDLIESADWLPMKEVAPIHRRQVEVNPEETYYEIGVRSFGRGLFENPSFKGSDLTWQKPFWMREGDLLFSNIKAWEGAVGLIPAKYDGWVGSHRYITCLPNLEIIDPEFLYYYFRTFEGVEKLSSASPGTVDRNRTLNNKLLQQIEIPAPSLGLQREFVELLEKTNAIKEHHKQTEQDLTEIMPSLLDKAFKGEL; from the coding sequence ATGAGAAATATTAGTCAATATCGTTTAAGTGAATTGCTAATACCTAAACAGTTAATGTTTAACGTGAAGCCTTTTGATACATATAAGCAAATAAAATTGAGAATAAAACATCAAGGTGTTGAGTTAAGATGTTTAAAAAAAGGAAGTGAAATCGGCTCGAAACAATACTTAGCTAAAACGGGGCAATTCATTATTTCAAAGATTGATGCAAGAAATGGGGCTATGGGGATTATACCTGATAGCTTAGATAATGCTATCGTTACAGGTGATTTCTTACTTTATGATTTTAATACAAAACTTATAATTCCCCAATACTTCAGCTATATATCACAAACTCCATTCTTTGATAATTCTTGTAAAATTTGTTCAGAAGGTTCTACAAATCGGGTAAGATTAAAATTAGACCGATTTTTAAATTTATCAATTGAATTACCACCAATACAAACACAAGAAAAAGTGGTCTTAAAAATTGAGAAGGTAAAATCAAGATTGGATGAAATTCAATCATTAAGAGAAGAACAAACCAAAGACATAAACAATTTACTATTCAGCAAATACACTGACCTGATAGAAAGTGCTGATTGGTTGCCAATGAAAGAAGTTGCACCAATCCACAGAAGACAGGTTGAAGTAAATCCAGAAGAAACTTATTATGAAATTGGAGTTAGAAGTTTTGGAAGAGGCTTATTTGAAAATCCGAGTTTTAAAGGCTCTGACTTGACTTGGCAAAAGCCTTTTTGGATGAGAGAAGGAGATTTGCTTTTCAGCAATATAAAGGCTTGGGAAGGTGCAGTTGGTTTAATACCTGCAAAATATGATGGTTGGGTTGGCTCACATCGTTACATAACTTGTTTGCCGAATTTAGAAATTATTGACCCTGAATTTCTTTATTACTATTTCAGAACTTTTGAAGGAGTGGAAAAATTAAGTTCCGCATCGCCTGGAACAGTTGACAGAAACAGAACTTTAAATAATAAACTATTACAACAAATTGAAATTCCAGCTCCTTCCCTTGGACTGCAAAGAGAATTTGTTGAACTACTCGAAAAAACAAACGCAATAAAAGAGCATCATAAACAAACCGAACAAGATTTAACCGAAATTATGCCGAGTTTGTTGGACAAGGCTTTTAAAGGGGAATTGTAA
- a CDS encoding 2-C-methyl-D-erythritol 4-phosphate cytidylyltransferase, producing the protein MNNNNNNNYYAIIVAGGKGERMQSQLPKQFLKLGDKTILEHTISSFAAFLPVEHIVVVMHEMYLEYWNKCVEENKWKIFGSVAGGATRFHSVQNGLAHLQQYAPDSAIVGIHDAVRPFADRELLQRCYEAAALRGAAIPVVPLNDSLRRLRNNQGDSEPVNRAAYVAVQTPQCFRFSVLQAAYIQDFREVFTDDASVVEAYGQAIILVAGQNNNIKLTTPPDFAYAQWLYEQQQPR; encoded by the coding sequence ATGAACAACAACAACAACAATAACTACTACGCCATTATTGTAGCCGGCGGCAAAGGGGAGCGTATGCAGAGCCAATTGCCCAAACAGTTTTTGAAATTAGGCGATAAAACTATATTGGAACATACGATTAGTTCTTTTGCGGCTTTTTTGCCTGTGGAGCATATTGTGGTGGTGATGCACGAAATGTATTTGGAATATTGGAACAAATGCGTGGAAGAAAATAAGTGGAAAATATTCGGTAGTGTAGCGGGCGGTGCTACGCGCTTTCATTCGGTGCAAAACGGATTGGCACATTTGCAGCAATACGCCCCCGACTCTGCCATTGTGGGCATACACGATGCCGTGCGCCCTTTCGCCGACCGCGAGTTGCTGCAACGATGCTACGAAGCCGCCGCCCTGCGAGGAGCAGCTATTCCGGTAGTGCCGCTCAACGATTCGTTGCGCCGCCTCCGAAACAATCAGGGCGACAGCGAGCCGGTGAACCGCGCCGCTTATGTAGCCGTACAAACGCCGCAATGTTTTCGTTTTTCTGTGTTACAGGCTGCCTATATTCAGGATTTTCGTGAAGTATTTACCGATGATGCTTCGGTGGTGGAGGCTTATGGGCAGGCGATTATTTTGGTGGCAGGGCAAAATAACAATATCAAACTCACCACACCGCCGGATTTTGCCTATGCGCAATGGCTATATGAACAACAACAGCCCCGTTGA
- a CDS encoding DEAD/DEAH box helicase family protein produces the protein MSDKTIHIDDHDSEADTCRKEVLPKLYDSQWTDDLILEQRTFTDGKIIVIGRIARRKKAKRFDYLLRYSQNFPIAIVEAKKNYKSAADGIQQAKDYAQILGLKFAYSTNGAEILEFDFITGLETKISNYPTPTELWNRLNQAEPIKPEVQETFLKPFFATSGKEVRYYQRIAINRAIKAVLEGKKRALLTLATGTGKTTIAFQIIYKLWNNRWNTKGEHRRPKILFLADRSILVSDPHAKDFAVFGDARCLVPEEGLPSSREVYFSTYQSLAEDSNRTGAFRKLPRDFFDLILIAECHRGSATDDSNWRAVLDYFNTSVQIGLTATPLRDDNKDTYAYFGNPLYIYSLKQGIEDGFLAPYLVHRVVTETDATGFRPEDGQLDDNGELIPDGIYTTPDFENTLSYLPRTKAVVKHLYIFMVKYGRFDKTIVFCVNQEHADQFRREISNLNANLVQQYPDYVVRIVSEEGDIGKGHLGRFMDIDEPIPVIVTTSKLLSTGVDVPTCKNIVIFRTINSMTEFKQIVGRGTRVREDKEKLFFTILDYTGSATRNFADPDFDGEPPLITEDEIDGDGNIIDGDEWLPDPPTDEPDNTNEPPTGGGGGEPRRKYYISEGTVSIVAEIVQILDANGKLRTIQFTQYAKEQITTMFPSMNDFRSKWNDLQERQHILDELENNGISIDQLMEITKQQDVDPFDLLCFVAFDLKPLTRKQRADLLKKNKPDFFAHYSERAKEVLNLILEKYVDYGLNQIRPDIISVEPIAQQGNPIEIVNEFGGIDEFKRAIEELQTLLYAA, from the coding sequence ATGAGTGATAAAACGATACATATTGACGACCACGACAGCGAAGCGGATACTTGCCGAAAGGAAGTGTTGCCTAAACTGTATGACAGCCAATGGACTGACGATTTAATACTTGAACAACGGACTTTTACGGACGGTAAAATCATTGTGATTGGAAGAATAGCAAGAAGAAAAAAAGCGAAACGCTTTGACTACTTGCTACGCTATTCACAAAACTTTCCGATTGCAATTGTAGAAGCAAAGAAAAATTATAAGTCGGCTGCTGACGGCATCCAACAAGCCAAAGACTATGCTCAAATACTCGGACTTAAATTTGCCTACTCTACCAATGGAGCAGAAATTTTAGAATTTGACTTTATCACTGGACTTGAAACCAAAATTTCAAATTATCCAACACCAACAGAACTTTGGAATAGATTAAACCAAGCCGAACCAATAAAGCCTGAAGTTCAAGAAACATTTTTAAAACCATTTTTTGCCACAAGTGGCAAAGAGGTTAGATATTATCAACGAATAGCGATTAACCGAGCAATTAAGGCAGTTTTGGAAGGAAAGAAAAGAGCCTTATTAACTCTTGCAACTGGAACAGGAAAAACAACAATTGCATTTCAAATCATTTATAAACTTTGGAATAACCGATGGAACACAAAAGGCGAACACCGCAGACCAAAAATATTATTTCTTGCCGACAGAAGTATTTTAGTTTCTGACCCACACGCCAAAGACTTTGCAGTTTTTGGTGATGCAAGATGTTTAGTTCCCGAAGAAGGATTACCAAGTAGCAGGGAAGTTTATTTTTCTACTTACCAATCGTTGGCTGAGGACAGCAACAGAACAGGAGCATTCAGAAAATTACCAAGAGACTTTTTTGACTTGATTTTAATTGCTGAGTGCCACAGAGGAAGTGCAACTGACGACAGCAATTGGAGAGCAGTTTTAGATTACTTCAATACTTCTGTTCAAATTGGCTTAACTGCTACGCCATTAAGAGACGACAACAAAGATACTTACGCATATTTCGGAAATCCGCTTTACATCTACAGTTTAAAACAAGGAATTGAGGACGGATTTTTAGCTCCTTATTTGGTTCATCGTGTAGTTACTGAAACGGATGCAACAGGATTTAGACCCGAAGATGGACAACTGGACGATAACGGAGAATTAATTCCTGACGGCATTTATACAACTCCCGATTTTGAAAATACACTTTCCTATTTGCCAAGAACAAAAGCAGTTGTAAAGCATCTTTACATCTTTATGGTGAAATATGGAAGGTTTGATAAAACGATTGTGTTTTGTGTAAACCAAGAACACGCTGACCAATTCCGCAGAGAAATAAGCAACTTAAATGCCAACTTAGTTCAGCAATATCCCGACTATGTTGTTCGCATAGTTTCAGAAGAAGGAGACATTGGAAAAGGGCATTTAGGCAGGTTTATGGATATTGACGAACCAATTCCAGTAATCGTAACCACTTCAAAATTATTGAGCACGGGTGTTGATGTTCCAACTTGCAAAAACATTGTTATTTTCAGAACAATCAACTCAATGACCGAATTTAAACAGATTGTTGGACGAGGCACAAGAGTAAGAGAAGATAAAGAAAAATTGTTCTTCACCATTTTGGATTATACAGGAAGTGCAACGAGAAATTTTGCCGACCCTGACTTTGACGGAGAACCACCACTAATTACCGAAGATGAAATTGACGGAGACGGAAATATTATTGACGGTGATGAATGGTTACCAGACCCACCAACAGACGAGCCTGACAATACAAACGAACCACCAACAGGCGGTGGCGGTGGCGAGCCAAGAAGAAAATATTATATCAGTGAAGGAACAGTTTCAATTGTTGCCGAAATCGTTCAGATTTTAGATGCCAACGGCAAACTAAGAACAATTCAATTTACACAATACGCAAAGGAACAGATTACAACGATGTTTCCTTCAATGAATGATTTCCGTAGCAAGTGGAATGACTTACAAGAACGCCAACACATTTTAGATGAATTGGAAAACAACGGAATTTCTATTGACCAATTAATGGAAATAACCAAACAACAAGATGTTGACCCGTTTGACTTGCTATGCTTTGTTGCCTTTGACTTAAAACCATTGACAAGAAAACAGCGAGCCGATTTATTGAAGAAAAACAAACCTGACTTTTTTGCTCATTACAGCGAAAGAGCCAAAGAAGTTTTGAATTTGATTTTAGAAAAGTATGTTGACTACGGTTTAAATCAAATCAGACCTGACATAATATCGGTTGAACCCATTGCACAGCAAGGCAACCCGATAGAAATAGTAAATGAATTTGGTGGAATAGACGAATTCAAAAGAGCAATTGAAGAATTACAAACCCTGCTTTATGCAGCTTAA
- a CDS encoding methyltransferase domain-containing protein — protein MEFLKKVSDRLLYGKKRYRHSRKYHNPADAAEIVPYIVHLLQPKSVVDVGCGTGSFLKVFKEQGVEILGIEGEWTQKQLLYIAPEEVYIADLEKPLQLPKRYDLAVTLEVAEHISEKNAPTFVKSVVDLSDVILFSAAIPKQLGQNHLNEQWIAYWQSLFREHDYEVYDVLRHHFWDNKKIWWWYRQNMYLVIKNTVQHNFAKKDKIFNYVHPDLYSERMDEYQSVLSGRESLFLYILLFFRFFTVRLGLTR, from the coding sequence ATGGAGTTTTTAAAGAAAGTGAGCGACAGGCTTCTGTATGGCAAAAAGCGATACAGACACTCGCGCAAATATCATAATCCGGCAGATGCAGCAGAGATAGTTCCTTATATTGTACATTTGCTGCAGCCCAAAAGTGTGGTAGATGTAGGTTGCGGCACCGGAAGTTTTTTGAAAGTATTTAAGGAGCAAGGTGTTGAAATTTTGGGTATTGAGGGGGAATGGACACAAAAACAACTCCTATACATTGCCCCCGAAGAAGTATATATCGCCGACCTCGAAAAACCTCTGCAACTCCCCAAACGCTACGATTTGGCGGTAACTTTGGAAGTAGCCGAGCACATTTCAGAAAAAAACGCCCCCACATTCGTAAAAAGTGTGGTGGATTTGAGCGATGTGATTCTGTTTTCGGCAGCCATACCCAAACAACTCGGTCAAAATCACCTCAACGAGCAATGGATAGCCTATTGGCAAAGCCTATTTCGTGAGCACGACTACGAAGTATATGATGTATTACGCCATCATTTTTGGGATAATAAAAAAATATGGTGGTGGTATCGTCAGAATATGTATTTGGTGATAAAAAATACGGTGCAGCATAATTTTGCAAAAAAAGACAAAATCTTTAACTATGTACACCCCGACCTCTACAGCGAGCGTATGGACGAGTACCAATCCGTTTTGAGTGGCAGAGAGAGTTTATTTCTATATATTTTGTTGTTTTTCCGCTTTTTTACGGTACGTTTAGGGCTTACTCGTTAA